The stretch of DNA AGAACGAAACGCGCTTGATGGGAAAGGGTATTTCGGCGTGTGCAACCTGTGATGGATACTTCTTCAAGGATAAAGTTGTAGTTGTAGTTGGTGGGGGTGATACTGCGATGGAGGAAGCATTGTCGCTGACTCATTTTGCAAGTAGGGTCATAGTTGTGCATCGTCGCCATGAGTTGCGCGCGAGTAAGATCATGCAAGAGCGTGCATTAAATCACGAAAAAATTGAATTCATTTGGGATACGGAGGTGACCGATGTATTTGGTGAGCACATGGTAGACGGTATTGAGTTGACGAACCTCAAGACTGATCAGAAGACGAGACTAGATTGCCAGGGATTGTTTGTGGCTATCGGGCATAAACCGGCCACTGAGTTTATCCGAGATATTATTGATGTCGACGAGAAAGGATACATCAAGACACAAGACAATGTATTCACCAATCAAAAAGGCGTATTTGCTGCAGGTGATGTCGCTGACCACTTGTATCGCCAGGCAATTACTGCGGCGGGCGATGGTTGTCGAGCGGCCCTTGAGGCAGAACGCTACCTGGGTGAGTTGTCACTTGCGAAAGGGGCAAAGTAACGATGGCCAGCAAGATGGAGATGTCTGCGTGCCAGCAACGGGTTGCGGAACTCGAAGAACAAGTCCGTGCTCTCGAAACACAGCTTGTTACTGATGAGTTGACGGGCATCTTAAACCGTCGTGGTCTCATGCAGCGGCTCAAGGTCTTGGCCAGTGAAGTGCGATGGCAGGTACAGCATCCAGAGAAACGGCGAAAGGTTGTGCTGAGTTGTTTGTCGGTACTTTTTATTGATATAGATCATTTTAAGAATGTGAATAATACGTATGGTCACGAGGTGGGGGATCGTGTGTTGGCTGCCGTCGCGTCAGCAATCAAGGAACACGTACGCGCGCTTGATATTGTGGGTCGCTATGGTGGTGAAGAAATTGTCGTTGGATTAGTCGGTGCAGATGAGTGTGATGCCACGCGTGTTGCTGAGCTGCTACGCGAATACATTGCTGATTTGAGGATTCCAATTAGTAAAACCGAGTCTACTCAAGTGACAGCCAGTATTGGGGTGGCTGAAGTGAATGATACATATAATCTTGCCGCGAGTCTCAAGCGGGCCGATGATGCACTCTATGAAGCTAAGGCGACCGGTCGTGATCGCGTGGTAGTTGCGAAGGCATCTGCATAGAAAAGTGGGAGTGATGATGGCGAACGACATTTTGATTCGGACAATGCAGCTACAGCATGTGATTGATATGAATAAAAAATTTGTTCAATCAATGCACGATGATTACGTATATTTCCCAACATCATACAAATCATATCTAATAAGAAAGCATTCCTTGCCCCAGCTTATTCGTTCGATCCTCTCACCTAA from bacterium encodes:
- the trxB gene encoding thioredoxin-disulfide reductase, translating into MKKTYDVAIIGGGPAAYTAAIYASRASLSVVLVTGDTPGGQLLLTSEVENFPGFKDGIMGPELMDEMQQQALRFGATLISEFVDQIRPGEPHALKLKNGDTLQSMTIIIATGASAQWLGLENETRLMGKGISACATCDGYFFKDKVVVVVGGGDTAMEEALSLTHFASRVIVVHRRHELRASKIMQERALNHEKIEFIWDTEVTDVFGEHMVDGIELTNLKTDQKTRLDCQGLFVAIGHKPATEFIRDIIDVDEKGYIKTQDNVFTNQKGVFAAGDVADHLYRQAITAAGDGCRAALEAERYLGELSLAKGAK
- a CDS encoding GGDEF domain-containing protein, whose protein sequence is MASKMEMSACQQRVAELEEQVRALETQLVTDELTGILNRRGLMQRLKVLASEVRWQVQHPEKRRKVVLSCLSVLFIDIDHFKNVNNTYGHEVGDRVLAAVASAIKEHVRALDIVGRYGGEEIVVGLVGADECDATRVAELLREYIADLRIPISKTESTQVTASIGVAEVNDTYNLAASLKRADDALYEAKATGRDRVVVAKASA